A single genomic interval of Streptomyces sp. 1222.5 harbors:
- the pssA gene encoding CDP-diacylglycerol--serine O-phosphatidyltransferase — translation MPEADEVDEEEEMPLSLRLSIADTLTLGNATCGFMAVYFTTTGILIPHLTGNDESAGMARHSAATAVILMLCAAVFDLFDGLVARKLRSSPMGAELDNLSDLISFGLAPAYFVLVYGMVADDAHQRVAALGAIVVLLAVVLRLARFSCVTLKDGMFQGMPSPFGALTVVSIVLLELPFVATLLAILGTAWLMVSRVEYPKPRGRLAGAMLGWIVLSMGLLAAWAFDAPSGQLLLQTGCALQLVMGAVIPLFATARRVNNFRGNRREARAAQLP, via the coding sequence GTGCCCGAGGCAGACGAGGTGGACGAAGAGGAGGAGATGCCCCTCTCTCTCCGCCTGTCGATAGCGGACACCCTCACCCTGGGCAACGCGACGTGCGGCTTCATGGCGGTGTACTTCACCACCACCGGGATCCTCATCCCGCACCTCACGGGCAACGACGAGTCCGCCGGCATGGCCCGGCACAGCGCCGCCACCGCCGTGATCCTGATGCTCTGCGCGGCCGTGTTCGACCTGTTCGACGGCCTGGTGGCGAGGAAGCTGCGCTCCTCCCCCATGGGCGCCGAGCTGGACAACCTGTCCGACCTGATCAGCTTCGGCCTGGCGCCCGCGTACTTCGTCCTCGTCTACGGCATGGTCGCGGACGACGCCCACCAGAGAGTGGCCGCGCTCGGGGCGATCGTGGTGCTCCTGGCCGTCGTGCTCCGTCTGGCGCGCTTCTCCTGCGTGACCTTGAAGGACGGCATGTTCCAGGGCATGCCCTCGCCGTTCGGCGCCCTGACGGTCGTCTCGATCGTGCTGCTGGAGCTGCCCTTCGTGGCGACGCTGCTGGCGATCCTGGGCACCGCCTGGCTGATGGTGAGCCGGGTCGAGTACCCGAAGCCGCGGGGCCGCCTCGCCGGCGCGATGCTCGGCTGGATCGTCCTGTCCATGGGCCTCCTGGCCGCCTGGGCCTTCGACGCCCCGAGCGGTCAGCTGCTCCTGCAGACGGGCTGCGCGCTGCAGCTGGTCATGGGCGCGGTGATCCCGCTGTTCGCCACGGCCCGCCGGGTGAACAACTTCCGCGGCAACCGACGCGAGGCACGCGCGGCACAGCTGCCGTAG
- a CDS encoding CoA ester lyase, translating to MTTVNRLRPRRSCLAVPGSNPRFLEKAQGLPADQVFLDLEDACAPLAKPEARHTIVKFLNEGDWTGKTRVVRVNDWTTEWTYRDVVTVVEGAGQNLDCIMLPKVQTAQQVVALDLLLTQIEKTMGFEVGKIGIEAQIENAQGLNNVNEIAQASPRVETIIFGPADFMASINMKSLVVGEQPPGYPADAYHYILMKILMAARANNLQAIDGPYLQIRNVEGYREVAQRAAALGFDGKWVLHPGQVEASNEIFSPSQEDYDHAELILDAYDYYTSEAGGKKGSAMLGDEMIDEASRKMALVISGKGRAAGMQRTSKFEIPEA from the coding sequence ATGACCACCGTCAACCGCCTTCGCCCGCGGCGCTCCTGCCTGGCCGTACCGGGCTCGAACCCGCGCTTCCTCGAGAAGGCGCAGGGCCTGCCGGCGGACCAGGTCTTCCTGGACCTGGAGGACGCGTGCGCGCCGCTCGCCAAGCCGGAGGCGCGGCACACCATCGTCAAGTTCCTCAACGAGGGCGACTGGACGGGCAAGACGCGGGTCGTGCGCGTCAACGACTGGACGACCGAGTGGACGTACCGCGACGTCGTGACCGTCGTCGAGGGCGCCGGCCAGAACCTCGACTGCATCATGCTGCCGAAGGTGCAGACGGCCCAGCAGGTCGTCGCCCTGGACCTGCTGCTCACCCAGATCGAGAAGACCATGGGCTTCGAGGTCGGCAAGATCGGCATCGAGGCGCAGATCGAGAACGCGCAGGGCCTGAACAACGTCAACGAGATCGCGCAGGCCTCCCCGCGCGTCGAGACGATCATCTTCGGCCCGGCCGACTTCATGGCGTCCATCAACATGAAGTCGCTGGTCGTGGGCGAGCAGCCGCCCGGCTACCCGGCGGACGCCTACCACTACATCCTGATGAAGATCCTGATGGCCGCCCGCGCCAACAACCTCCAGGCGATCGACGGCCCCTACCTCCAGATCCGCAACGTCGAGGGCTACCGCGAGGTCGCGCAGCGCGCCGCCGCGCTCGGCTTCGACGGCAAGTGGGTGCTGCACCCGGGCCAGGTCGAGGCGTCCAACGAGATCTTCTCGCCGTCGCAGGAGGACTACGACCACGCCGAGCTGATCCTGGACGCGTACGACTACTACACGTCCGAGGCGGGCGGCAAGAAGGGCTCCGCGATGCTCGGCGACGAGATGATCGACGAGGCCAGCCGCAAGATGGCCCTGGTCATCTCCGGCAAGGGCCGGGCCGCCGGCATGCAGCGCACGTCGAAGTTCGAGATCCCGGAGGCCTGA
- a CDS encoding acyl-CoA dehydrogenase family protein — protein sequence MARLAQTAGLTDVQQEILSTVRDFVDKEIIPVATGLEHRDEYPQAIVDGLKELGLFGLMIPEEYGGLGESLLTYALCVEEIARGWMSVSGIINTHFIVAYMLKQHGTQEQKEHFLPRMAAGDIRGAFSMSEPGLGSDVSAITSKAVKDGDEYVLNGQKMWLTNGGTSSLVAVLVRSDEGHPDGTAPHKSMTTFLVEKEPGFGEVRPGLTIPGKIDKMGYKGVDTTELIMDGLRIPADRVLGGVTGRGFYQMMDGVEVGRVNVAARGCGVAQRAFELGVQYAQQRHTFGKPIAQHQAIQFKLAEMATKVEAAHAMMVNAARKKDSGERNDLEAGMAKYLASEYCKEVVEDAFRIHGGYGFSKEYEIERLYREAPMLLIGEGTAEIQKMIIGRRLLEEYRFQG from the coding sequence ATGGCCCGTCTCGCCCAGACCGCCGGTCTGACCGACGTCCAGCAGGAGATCCTCTCCACCGTCCGCGACTTCGTGGACAAGGAGATCATCCCGGTCGCCACCGGGCTGGAGCACCGCGACGAGTACCCGCAAGCGATCGTGGACGGCCTGAAGGAACTCGGCCTCTTCGGTCTGATGATCCCCGAGGAGTACGGGGGCCTGGGCGAGTCGCTCCTCACCTACGCGCTGTGCGTGGAGGAGATCGCCCGTGGCTGGATGTCGGTGTCCGGCATCATCAACACGCACTTCATCGTGGCGTACATGCTCAAGCAGCACGGCACGCAGGAGCAGAAGGAGCACTTCCTGCCGCGGATGGCGGCCGGCGACATCCGGGGCGCCTTCTCGATGTCGGAGCCGGGCCTCGGCTCCGATGTGTCGGCGATCACGTCCAAGGCGGTCAAGGACGGCGACGAGTACGTCCTGAACGGCCAGAAGATGTGGCTGACGAACGGCGGTACGTCGTCCCTGGTGGCCGTCCTGGTCCGAAGTGACGAAGGACACCCCGACGGCACCGCGCCCCACAAGTCGATGACCACCTTCCTGGTCGAGAAGGAGCCGGGCTTCGGCGAGGTCCGCCCGGGCCTCACCATCCCCGGCAAGATCGACAAGATGGGCTACAAGGGCGTCGACACCACCGAGTTGATCATGGACGGCCTGCGCATTCCGGCCGATCGGGTGCTCGGCGGCGTCACCGGCCGAGGTTTTTACCAAATGATGGACGGCGTGGAGGTCGGCCGCGTCAATGTGGCGGCCCGTGGCTGCGGTGTCGCTCAGCGTGCCTTCGAGCTGGGCGTCCAGTACGCCCAGCAGCGTCACACTTTCGGGAAGCCGATCGCCCAGCACCAGGCCATCCAGTTCAAACTGGCGGAGATGGCCACCAAGGTGGAGGCGGCGCATGCCATGATGGTGAACGCTGCACGCAAAAAGGACTCCGGCGAACGAAACGACCTTGAAGCAGGGATGGCGAAGTACCTCGCCTCCGAGTACTGCAAGGAGGTCGTGGAGGATGCCTTCCGGATCCACGGCGGCTACGGCTTCTCCAAGGAGTACGAGATCGAGCGCCTCTACCGCGAGGCCCCGATGCTGCTCATCGGTGAAGGCACCGCCGAGATCCAGAAAATGATCATCGGGCGCAGACTGCTCGAAGAGTATCGATTCCAGGGCTGA
- a CDS encoding glycerate kinase encodes MNETRRVLIAADKFKGSLTAVQVAERVTAGLRRIVPDLQVEALPVADGGDGTVDAAVAAGFERREVRVAGPLGREVTAAFALRGGTAVVEMAEASGLQRLPAGVLAPLTASTYGSGELLRAALDAGARTIVFGVGGSATTDGGAGMLAALGARFLDENGEPVSPGGGGLAGLARADLSGLDPRLASVELVLASDVDNPLTGPKGAAAVYGPQKGATPDDVETLDAALAHFAKVLEGEAGPRAAEYAASPGAGAAGGIGYGALLMGARFRAGIEVMLDVLGFAPALERASLVVTGEGSLDEQTLHGKAPAGVAAAARAAGKEVVAVCGRLALPPEALLRAGIGQAYPLTSVEPDVARCIAEAGPILEQVAARIAEDHLS; translated from the coding sequence GTGAACGAGACCCGTCGGGTGCTCATCGCCGCGGACAAGTTCAAGGGCTCGCTGACGGCCGTACAGGTCGCCGAGCGGGTGACGGCCGGGCTGCGCCGGATCGTGCCGGACCTCCAGGTGGAGGCGCTGCCCGTGGCCGACGGCGGCGACGGCACCGTGGACGCGGCGGTGGCGGCCGGCTTCGAACGCCGGGAGGTCCGGGTGGCCGGACCGCTCGGCCGGGAGGTCACGGCCGCGTTCGCGCTGCGCGGTGGCACGGCGGTCGTGGAGATGGCCGAGGCGAGCGGACTCCAGCGGCTGCCCGCCGGTGTCCTCGCCCCGCTGACCGCGTCCACGTACGGCTCCGGCGAGCTGCTGCGGGCCGCGCTGGACGCGGGCGCGCGGACGATCGTGTTCGGCGTCGGCGGCAGCGCGACCACGGACGGCGGCGCGGGAATGCTGGCGGCGCTCGGCGCGCGCTTCCTGGACGAGAACGGCGAGCCGGTGTCCCCGGGCGGCGGCGGCCTCGCCGGGCTGGCCCGCGCGGACCTGTCGGGTCTCGACCCCAGGCTGGCGTCGGTCGAGCTGGTGCTGGCCAGTGACGTCGACAACCCGCTGACCGGGCCGAAGGGCGCTGCGGCGGTGTACGGACCGCAGAAGGGGGCCACGCCGGACGACGTCGAGACCCTCGACGCGGCCCTGGCCCACTTCGCGAAGGTGCTGGAGGGCGAGGCCGGGCCGCGGGCGGCGGAGTACGCCGCGTCGCCGGGGGCCGGCGCGGCCGGCGGCATCGGTTACGGCGCGCTGCTCATGGGCGCACGGTTCCGAGCCGGTATCGAGGTCATGCTGGACGTGCTGGGCTTCGCGCCCGCTCTGGAGAGGGCCTCCCTGGTGGTCACCGGCGAGGGCTCGCTGGACGAGCAGACCCTGCACGGCAAGGCACCGGCGGGCGTGGCCGCGGCGGCGCGGGCGGCCGGCAAGGAGGTCGTCGCGGTGTGCGGACGGCTCGCTCTGCCCCCGGAGGCCCTGCTGCGGGCCGGTATCGGCCAGGCGTACCCGCTGACGTCCGTGGAGCCGGACGTCGCCCGGTGCATCGCGGAAGCGGGACCGATCCTGGAGCAGGTCGCCGCCCGGATCGCCGAGGACCACCTGAGCTGA
- a CDS encoding phosphatidylserine decarboxylase, translating into MPHSQTSAPRDSRAGVRLARGASPWLLPTVATAALSLARARRSGAAKAVAVPATALAAGMLWFFRDPEREIATGRVISPADGVVQSIMPWKDGRTRVAIFMSPLNVHVNRAPLAGTVTSVEHIPGGFVPAFNKESENNERVVWHFDTELGDIEMIQIAGAVARRIVPYLPEGTKVEQGDRIGLIRFGSRVDLYLPEGVEVAVEVGQKTVAGVTRIDRD; encoded by the coding sequence ATGCCCCACAGCCAAACCTCTGCACCTCGCGACAGCCGAGCAGGCGTACGCCTCGCGCGCGGAGCATCGCCGTGGCTTCTTCCGACCGTCGCCACCGCCGCCCTCAGCCTGGCCCGCGCCCGCCGCTCGGGCGCGGCCAAGGCCGTCGCCGTGCCCGCCACCGCGCTCGCGGCGGGCATGCTGTGGTTCTTCCGCGACCCCGAGCGCGAGATCGCCACGGGCCGGGTCATCTCCCCCGCCGACGGTGTGGTGCAGAGCATCATGCCGTGGAAGGACGGGCGCACCCGCGTCGCGATCTTCATGAGCCCGCTGAACGTCCACGTCAACCGCGCGCCCCTCGCGGGCACGGTGACGTCGGTCGAGCACATCCCCGGCGGCTTCGTTCCCGCTTTCAACAAGGAGAGCGAGAACAACGAGCGCGTAGTCTGGCATTTCGACACCGAACTCGGCGACATCGAGATGATCCAGATCGCCGGCGCGGTGGCCCGCCGCATCGTGCCCTACCTTCCCGAGGGCACGAAGGTCGAGCAGGGCGACCGTATCGGTCTGATCCGCTTCGGCTCGCGTGTCGACCTCTACCTGCCCGAGGGCGTGGAGGTCGCGGTCGAGGTCGGTCAGAAGACCGTGGCTGGGGTGACTCGCATTGACCGTGATTGA
- a CDS encoding MaoC family dehydratase has product MQFGRTYEEFEVGATYKHWPGKTVTEYDDHLFCLLTMNHHPLHMDTNYAEKTTDFGKNVVVGNYIYSLLLGMSVPDVSGKAIANLEIESLKHVAPTFHGDTIYGQTTVLDKWPSKSKDDRGIVHVETKGYKQDGTLVCVFRRKVMVPTETYIKERGGEQPGRPELKQQEK; this is encoded by the coding sequence ATGCAGTTCGGACGCACCTACGAGGAGTTCGAGGTCGGGGCGACGTACAAGCACTGGCCGGGCAAGACGGTCACGGAGTACGACGACCACCTGTTCTGTCTCCTCACCATGAACCACCACCCGCTCCACATGGACACCAACTATGCGGAGAAGACGACGGACTTCGGCAAGAACGTCGTCGTAGGCAACTACATCTACTCGCTGCTGCTCGGCATGTCCGTGCCGGACGTCTCCGGCAAGGCGATCGCCAACCTGGAGATCGAGTCGCTCAAGCACGTGGCGCCGACCTTCCACGGCGACACGATCTACGGCCAGACGACCGTGCTGGACAAGTGGCCGTCGAAGTCGAAGGACGACCGCGGCATCGTCCACGTCGAGACCAAGGGCTACAAGCAGGACGGCACCCTGGTGTGCGTCTTCCGCCGCAAGGTCATGGTGCCCACCGAGACCTACATCAAGGAGCGCGGCGGCGAGCAGCCGGGCCGTCCCGAACTGAAGCAGCAGGAGAAGTAG